One Sparus aurata chromosome 5, fSpaAur1.1, whole genome shotgun sequence genomic window carries:
- the foxn4 gene encoding forkhead box protein N4, with protein sequence MIEGGITSRMSGIIENAGHHPSPQDYRLLTTDPSQLREEDLPGDLQSLSWLTSVDVPRLQQMADSRGHSNGPSQGSSLLEQQTAQLNNMTMSAGQGSMLHLQSNMQHSPLGISIVNTHSGSMSPFSMNGLPSPGYQCPTSVYQPTPQQVYSLTQTGQQCSTGGLYSNVSFNNQSLFTQPRLAPQDQELQPKSFPKPIYSYSCLIAMALKNSKTGSLPVSEIYSFMKEHFPYFKTAPDGWKNSVRHNLSLNKCFEKVENKTSSSSRKGCLWALNPAKIDKMEEEMQKWKRKDLPAIRRSMANPDELDKLITDRPENCRRKPLEPGMTRLPGCPTGLPLPVPAQMQPQPIVTLSLPCLPMHQHHQLQAQLQAQARLAPMSPAPAQTPPLHTVPDLSHSPLTQQSGKPPDDFYSVHGDTHTEVDALDPSIMDFALQGNLWEEMKDDSFNLDALGTFSNSPLRLSDCDLGTANLPPVSAGANMPLSDVQVTGLYTSYASQDHLSSQYMVTQANSKPIALL encoded by the exons ATGATAGAAGGTGGAATTACATCCAGGATGTCAGGAATCATTGAGAATGCTGGGCATCATCCGTCCCCACAGGACTACAG GCTTCTGACCACGGACCCCTCCCAGCTGAGGGAGGAGGACCTCCCTGGGGACCTGCAGTCTCTGTCATGGCTCACCTCTGTGGACGTGCCCCGGCTACAGCAGATGGCTGACAGCCGAGGCCACAGTAACGGGCCCTCCCAGGGCAGCAGCCTGCTGGAGCAACAGACAG CTCAGCTGAACAACATGACGATGTCAGCTGGTCAAGGCTCCATGCTTCACCTGCAGAGCAACATGCAGCACAGTCCTCTGGGCATCAGCATCGTCAACACCCACAGCGGCAGT ATGTCTCCGTTCTCCATGAACGGGCTGCCCTCTCCAGGGTACCAGTGTCCTACCTCAGTCTACCAGCCGACACCTCAGCAGGTGTATTCACTAACCCAAACTGGACAACAG TGTTCAACCGGTGGGCTTTATAGCAATGTCTCTTTCAACAACCAAAGTCTATTCACACAACCTCGCCTGGCTCCGCAAGACCAAGAGCTGCAGCCCAAGTCTTTCCCCAAGCCAATCTATTCCTACAG ctGTTTGATTGCCATGGCCCTGAAGAACAGCAAAACTGGCAGCCTTCCAGTCAGCGAGATCTATAGCTTTATGAAGGAACACTTTCCTTATTTCAAG ACTGCACCTGACGGATGGAAGAACTCGGTCAGACACAACCTGTCCTTAAACAAATGCTTTGAGAAAGTGGAGAACAAGACGAGCAGCTCGTCCCGTAAGGGCTGTCTGTGGGCGCTGAACCCTGCCAAAATTGacaagatggaggaagagatgCAGAAATGGAAGCGCAAGGACCTCCCGGCCATCCGCCGCAGCATGGCGAACCCCG ACGAGCTGGACAAGCTGATCACAGATCGCCCAGAGAACTGCAGACGTAAGCCTCTCGAGCCCGGGATGACCCGGCTGCCCGGCTGTCCGACTGGCCTCCCGCTGCCCGTTCCGGCTCAGATGCAGCCTCAGCCTATAGTCACGCTGTCCCTGCCCTGTTTGCCCatgcaccagcaccaccagctccAGGCACAGCTCCAGGCTCAGGCCCGCCTGGCTCCCATGTCCCCTGCCCCGGCACAGACGCCTCCCCTCCACACAGTCCCTGACCTCTCTCACAGTCCGCTCACCCAGCAGTCTGGCAAGCCCCCTGATGATTTCTACAGTGTGCAcggcgacacacacacagaggtggaCGCGCTGGACCCTAGCATCATGGACTTTGCCCTTCAAG GCAATCTGTGGGAGGAAATGAAGGACGACAGCTTTAACCTGGATGCTTTGGGCACCTTCAGTAACTCCCCCCTCCGACTATCAGACTGTGACTTGGGAACGGCCAACCTCCCTCCCGTCTCCGCCGGAGCAAACATGCCACTGTCGGACGTGCAAGTAACAGGCCTGTACACCTCCTACGCCTCCCAGGATCACCTGTCCTCCCAGTACATGGTCACACAGGCCAACAGCAAGCCCATCGCCCTGTTATAA